One Orrella dioscoreae genomic window carries:
- a CDS encoding DMT family transporter, which yields MTVLVAPPLFWGGNAIVGRMAVGVVPPLTLNLLRWIVALLILLPFAWRACLAHKALLRQHLGFLCLTALLSVASYNALQYLALTTSSPLNTSLIGASTPVWILLTGFVLFRVPVGGLSVLGAALSLLGVGTILVRGNPGNLALLQFVPGDLYMLAGTFMWSLYTWLLLRRQTGLPGHAALAAQMFLGILFALPMAALELRYGGYAPVVWEWRTAGIIAYVGLFPSLLAYVCWQRAVAQAGAQLPVFFMNLAPIFTLLLSMLLLGEPPQGYHVVALALILLGIWLAQRQSARGAANAVSARGSG from the coding sequence TTGACCGTCCTGGTCGCGCCGCCCCTGTTCTGGGGCGGCAATGCCATCGTGGGCCGCATGGCCGTCGGCGTCGTTCCCCCGCTCACCCTGAACCTGCTGCGCTGGATCGTGGCGCTGCTGATCCTGCTGCCCTTCGCCTGGCGGGCATGCCTCGCGCACAAGGCCCTCCTGCGCCAGCACCTGGGCTTTCTCTGTCTGACCGCGCTGCTGAGCGTCGCGTCCTACAACGCCTTGCAGTACCTGGCCCTGACCACGTCCAGTCCGCTCAACACCTCGCTGATCGGCGCCTCCACGCCGGTGTGGATCCTGCTGACCGGGTTCGTGCTGTTCCGCGTGCCGGTGGGCGGCCTGTCGGTGCTGGGGGCGGCGTTGTCGCTGCTGGGGGTGGGAACGATCCTGGTCCGCGGCAACCCTGGCAATCTCGCCTTGCTGCAGTTCGTGCCGGGAGATCTCTACATGCTGGCCGGCACCTTCATGTGGAGCCTGTACACCTGGCTGCTGCTACGCCGCCAGACCGGCCTGCCCGGCCACGCCGCGCTGGCCGCGCAGATGTTCCTGGGCATCCTCTTCGCCCTGCCCATGGCCGCGCTGGAGTTGCGCTATGGCGGCTATGCGCCGGTCGTCTGGGAATGGCGCACGGCGGGCATCATCGCCTATGTCGGGCTCTTTCCTTCGCTGCTGGCCTATGTGTGCTGGCAGCGCGCCGTGGCCCAGGCGGGGGCGCAGTTGCCGGTGTTCTTCATGAATCTCGCGCCCATCTTCACGCTGCTGCTGTCCATGCTGCTGCTGGGCGAGCCCCCGCAGGGGTATCACGTGGTGG